A genomic segment from Lagenorhynchus albirostris chromosome X, mLagAlb1.1, whole genome shotgun sequence encodes:
- the LOC132513982 gene encoding LOW QUALITY PROTEIN: ubiquitin-conjugating enzyme E2 D3-like (The sequence of the model RefSeq protein was modified relative to this genomic sequence to represent the inferred CDS: deleted 1 base in 1 codon; substituted 1 base at 1 genomic stop codon) yields the protein MVLKGINKELSDLARDPPAYCSAGPAGDNMFHWQATIMEANENPYQGGVFLLTIHFPTDYPFKLPKVAFATRIYHSDINTNGSICLNILRSQWSPPLIVSNVLSSICSLLYDPNPDDPLVPXTAWIYKTEREKYKRISQERTQKYARYATLKSE from the exons ATGGTGCTGAAAGGGATTAATAAGGAACTTAGTGATTTGGCCCGTGACCCTCCAGCATACTGCTCTGCAGGTCCAGCTGGGGATAATATGTTTCACTGGCAAGCCACAATTATGGAAGCTAATGAAAACCCATATCAAGGTGGTGTATTCCTTTTGACAATTCATTTTCCTACAGACTACCCCTTCAAACTACCTAAGGTTGCATTTGCAACAAGAATTTATCATTCAGACATTAACACTAATGGCAGCATTTGTCTCAATATTCTAAGATCACAGTGGTCTCCTCCTTTAATCGTTTCTAACGTTCTTTCATCcatttgttcactgctatatgaTCCAAACCCAGATGAC CCCCTAGTGCCATAGACTGCATGGATCtataaaacagagagagagaagtacaAAAGAATTTCTCAGGAACGGACTCAGAAGTATGCCAGGTATGCTACCTTAAAGTCAGAATAA
- the LOC132513502 gene encoding melanoma-associated antigen B3-like, producing the protein MPRGRKSKLRTRERRCQAQSGTQGLTGAQATAAEEEAASSSCPSLGVTTRRKPGAKSRSTLKSPQRALATTTNPAGVSPARSNKGAKGQMKKKHSSSLAPVSAVRSRKGPLRRTASVLVQFLVHMYKMKKPVRKAHMLKFIAKKYQNRFPEILRRASFSMEMLFGVDLKEVDRTKHTYTFVSKMALPNDGTMSRGSGLPKTGLLMYILAVILMKGNCATEENIWEFLNKMRVYAGKRHFIFGEPKKLITQDWVKLKYLEYRQVANSDPARYEFLWGPRAHAETSKMKVLEFLAKVNHTVPSAFQSWYEEALKDEEERAQASGCSSVLSSSSHTESEANSALCG; encoded by the coding sequence ATGCCTCGGGGGCGGAAGAGTAAGCTCCGCACCCGTGAGAGACGCTGCCAGGCCCAAAGTGGGACCCAGGGTCTGACGGGTGCTCAGGCCACTGCAGCTGAGGAGGAAGCTGCCTCGTCTTCATGTCCTTCTCTTGGGGTTACTACTCGGAGAAAGCCGGGTGCTAAGTCACGTAGCACTCTCAAGAGTCCTCAGAGGGCCCTAGCCACCACCACTAATCCTGCAGGTGTTTCTCCCGCAAGATCAAACAAAGGAGCCAAAGGCCAAATGAAGAAAAAGCACAGTTCCTCTCTGGCCCCCGTCTCCGCCGTGCGGTCTCGAAAAGGCCCTCTAAGGAGGACAGCGAGTGTGTTGGTGCAGTTCCTGGTGcacatgtataaaatgaaaaagcctGTTAGGAAAGCACATATGCTGAAGTTTATCGCTAAGAAGTACCAAAATCGATTCCCTGAGATCCTCAGAAGAGCTTCCTTCAGCATGGAGATGCTATTTGGTGTTGACTTAAAGGAGGTCGACCGTACCAAGCATACTTATACCTTTGTCAGCAAAATGGCTCTTCCCAACGATGGGACCATGAGCCGTGGCAGCGGGTTACCCAAGACCGGTCTCCTGATGTACATTCTGGCTGTGATCCTCATGAAGGGCAACTGCGCCACAGAGGAGAATATCTGGGAATTCCTGAATAAGATGAGAGTCTATGCTGGGAAGAGGCACTTCATATTTGGGGAGCCCAAGAAGCTCATCACCCAAGATTGGGTGAAGCTGAAGTATTTGGAATACCGGCAAGTGGCCAACAGTGATCCAGCGCGCTACGAGTTCCTGTGGGGCCCGAGAGCCCATGCCGAAACCAGCAAGATGAAAGTCCTGGAGTTCCTGGCCAAGGTCAATCACACCGTCCCCAGTGCCTTCCAGTCTTGGTATGAAGAGGCtttgaaagatgaggaagagagagCCCAAGCCAGTGGATGTTCCAGTGTTCTGTCCAGCTCCTCCCACACAGAATCTGAGGCAAATTCTGCACTTTGTGGCTGA